A genomic stretch from Euwallacea fornicatus isolate EFF26 chromosome 10, ASM4011564v1, whole genome shotgun sequence includes:
- the Sys1 gene encoding protein SYS1 homolog isoform X2: MKKLTGSFRYTQWDPWLIISQIVSVQCILYLTLAFLLVVFGALIGDTRSLDHIFEYHEIQVRDIGGRIVITSFVVNSLIGSLVLWTIVERTKQCMDFSCTWHVIHLIICWFYNGEFPTTFSWWILNVACATIMCVCAEFFCLRTELAAIPLSLGPKTDL, encoded by the exons ATGAAGAAGCTTACAGGATCCTTTCGATATACGCAGTGGGACCCCTGGCTTATAATCTCTCAGATCGTATCGGTGCAGTGCATTTTGTACCTCACCTTAGCGTTCTTATTAGTTGTTTTTGGGGCTCTTATAGGTGACACCAGGAGTCTGGACCATATATTCGAATACCAT GAAATACAAGTCCGAGACATTGGTGGTCGCATTGTCATTACTTCTTTTGTTGTTAATTCTTTGATAGG GTCATTGGTTCTCTGGACTATAGTGGAACGCACCAAACAGTGCATGGATTTCAGCTGCACATGGCATGTGATACACTTGATTATCTGTTGGTTTTATAATGGAGAATTTCCCACTACATTCTCATGGTGGATTTTAAATGTGGCCTGTGCCACTATCATGTGTGTTTGTGCCGAATTCTTTTGTTTAAGGACAGAACTTGCTGCTATTCCTTTGAGTTTAGGACCCAAAACTGACTTGTAA
- the LOC136341452 gene encoding facilitated trehalose transporter Tret1-like gives MTQYTHKLAGPTRQLFITGKPEYLGQFLASLAVSLGSLASGLSKGYSSPAIASLQQRDAKAFDVNGQQASWLASLSLLGALFGAPLGGLAVKWGRKRTLIMAGAPLSLCWVLTGFAFNVEVMCFAAFASGFLVAIVQLAAQVYVSEIAAPSIRGGLSALLKISGHAGFLVAFAAGAFLDWRQLAGLISFAPAAMCLAMLRIPESPGWLVLKGHDSEAKKALRWLRGENVDLQMELAMLQTHIMSKRIPSDPKLLLRTLRTPALITCGLMFFQRFSGAHAFNFYVVSVFKETFGGTNPHSAAVAVAVVQLLSSLLSGLLVDSAGRLPLLVASSVLMSLALASFGSFAYYEEANSKSVPHLDWIPLLCVLVFTVAFSLGISPISWLLVSELFSLEHRGLGTALATGFSYFCAFVGVKTFIDFQQLMGLYGAFWLYAFISVCGLCFVVCCVPETKGQDLTEINTGAIS, from the exons ATGACCCAATACACACACAAG ctGGCTGGCCCAACTAGACAACTCTTCATAACCGGCAAGCCCGAGTACCTAGGCCAGTTTCTGGCCTCCTTGGCCGTCTCCTTGGGGTCCCTAGCCTCAGGCCTTAGCAAAGGCTACAGTTCTCCCGCCATCGCTTCGCTACAACAACGAGACGCCAAAGCCTTCGACGTCAACGGGCAACAAGCCTCATGGCTTGCGTCACTGAGCCTCCTGGGGGCCCTCTTCGGTGCCCCCCTGGGGGGCCTGGCCGTCAAATGGGGCCGTAAACGTACCTTGATTATGGCCGGCGCTCCACTATCGCTTTGCTGGGTGTTGACTGGTTTCGCTTTCAATGTTGAG GTGATGTGCTTCGCAGCCTTTGCCAGTGGCTTTCTAGTAGCCATAGTTCAACTCGCAGCGCAAGTTTACGTAAGCGAAATCGCAGCCCCGTCGATCAGAGGAGGTCTAAGTGCTCTACTGAAAATATCAGGCCATGCCGGTTTCCTGGTAGCCTTTGCCGCTGGGGCTTTTCTAGATTGGAGACAGCTGGCAGGATTAATTTCCTTCGCGCCTGCAGCCATGTGTTTGGCGATGCTTCGCATCCCCGAGAGCCCCGGCTGGTTGGTACTCAAAGGCCACGACTCCGAAGCTAAAAAAGCGCTGCGGTGGCTCAGAGGAGAAAACGTAGACTTGCAGATGGAACTGGCCATGCTGCAGACCCATATAATGTCCAAAAGGATTCCCAGTGATCCCAAACTGCTGCTACGAACGCTGCGCACGCCTGCTCTCATTACTTGCGGCCTAATGTTCTTCCAGCGTTTCTCCGGAGCGCAtgccttcaatttttatgtgGTAAGCGTTTTCAAGGAGACCTTCGGCGGGACGAATCCACATAGCGCCGCCGTAGCTGTTGCTGTGGTGCAGCTGCTCTCCTCGTTGCTCTCGGGCTTATTGGTGGACAGCGCCGGGCGGCTGCCCTTATTGGTGGCCTCCAGCGTGCTCATGTCTTTGGCCTTAGCCTCCTTCGGTTCTTTCGCCTACTACGAGGAGGCCAACTCGAAATCCGTGCCCCATTTGGACTGGATACCATTGTTGTGTGTCCTAGTCTTTACTGTTGCCTTCTCTTTAGGTATAAGTCCGATTTCCTGGTTGTTGGTCAGCGAGCTGTTTTCTCTGGAGCATCGCGGCTTGGGCACCGCACTTGCAACTGGTTTCAGCTACTTTTGCGCCTTCGTCGGCGTCAAGACGTTTATAGATTTCCAGCAGCTTATGGGCTTGTATGGGGCATTCTGGTTGTACGCTTTCATATCAGTGTGCGGCTTATGCTTTGTGGTTTGCTGCGTGCCCGAAACTAAAGGCCAGGATCTGACTGAGATTAATACGGGGGCGATTAGCTGA
- the Herp gene encoding homocysteine-responsive endoplasmic reticulum-resident ubiquitin-like domain member 2 protein: MDSLPVTLIVKAPNQQIEDQKIRCETSWTINKLKEHLSEVYPSKPPHQEQKLIYSGQLLNDSVVLKDVLRQYEGQDTHTVHLVCTPRAAKMTQKTAASTNAGINPGSSTSASSPTPPETTASQSRVETDNTTRVPPTYPWASYTGQFQSPADVNNMLNQYQLQMALMQQAYMQYMAQYMQMASGQTPTASSPLPQTPGVPPPPNAQQNAAEPAQPNAPQQPQENEERDWLDVFYMLSRAMVLFSVVYFYSSPVRFIFVLFLGVALYLYQSGFFRNININNNNNINGTPEGAPEEEQAPTRFTVAWTFITTFFASLIPEIPNINA; this comes from the exons ATGGATTCGTTACCCGTTACGCTCATAGTTAAGGCCCCTAATCAGCAGATCGAAGATCAGAAAATTAGGTGTGAGACGTCATGgactataaataaattgaaagagCATTTATCGGAAGTCTATCCTAGCAAACCT CCACACCAGGAGCAAAAGCTTATATATTCTGGCCAGCTATTGAACGACTCTGTAGTACTTAAAGATGTACTGAGGCAGTATGAGGGACAAGATACTCATACAGTCCATTTAGTGTGCACCCCCAGAGCAGCAAAGATGACCCAAAAAACAGCTGCTAGTACAAATGCAGGGATAAATCCTGGAAGCTCGACAAGTGCCAGTAGTCCAACTCCTCCAGAGACTACAGCTTCTCAAAGCCGAGTAGAGACAGACAATACCACAAGAGTTCCTCCCACATATCCATGGGCCAGTTACACGGGCCAGTTTCAAAGTCCTGCAGATGTAAATAATATGCTGAACCAATACCAGTTACAGATGGCCTTAATGCAGCAGGCCTACATGCAATATATGGCCCAGTATATGCAAAT GGCTTCAGGTCAGACACCCACAGCCTCATCACCCCTTCCTCAAACACCTGGAGTGCCCCCACCCCCAAACGCCCAACAAAACGCAGCTGAACCTGCCCAACCAAACGCTCCCCAACAACCCCAAGAAAATGAAGAGCGCGATTGGTTGGATGTGTTCTATATGCTCAGCAGAGCAATGGTGTTATTCAGCGTGGTCTACTTCTATTCTAGCCCCGTTCGATTCATATTCGTTTTGTTCTTGGGTGTGGCTCTCTATCTGTACCAGTCGGGTTTCTTCAGAAACATCaatattaacaacaataacaacatcAATGGGACGCCAGAGGGAGCGCCGGAAGAGGAGCAAGCACCCACGAGGTTTACGGTTGCCTGGACGTTCATCACAACGTTTTTCGCGTCGCTCATTCCGGAAATTCCCAATATAAATGCGTAA
- the LOC136341454 gene encoding RRP15-like protein isoform X2 has protein sequence MTLKPKRVKVTIDDKGSSDIQCSQNSKTQEIEDPSECSDIDTEEEIDEESRNLLNEGWADSIAKILKTNKPKKKKTLVLSKAKKLTDPVKKVTTEHYEIATTDGQVKKEQTIVEEKRADSENRQKRKKKELPKLRVKPNILEKDRDRTLQKIATKGVVQLFNAVRTQQKELSQKLDEAGPLEVRKEKVMKNIDKRAFLDLLMGEKSQVIDSEQTKNKEESETHVEKMKEPSWNVLRDDFLLSAKIKDWDKELEQESDKEVDIEIESD, from the exons ATGACTTTAAAACCAAAAAGAGTGAAAGTAACTATAGATG atAAGGGTAGTAGTGACATACAATGCTCTCAGAACTCTAAAACACAAGAAATAGAAGACCCCTCAGAGTGTAGTGACATAGATACAGAAGAAGAAATAGATGAAGAGAGCAGAAACCTCTTGAATGAGGGTTGGGCTGATTCTATAGctaaaattctaaaaacgaATAAgccgaagaagaaaaaaactttggtcttatcaaaagcaaaaaaactgACTGATCCAGTTAAAAAAGTCACCACAGAGCATTATGAAATAGCCACCACAGATGGGCAAGTAAAGAAAGAGCAGACAATtgttgaagaaaaaagagcAGACAGTGAAAACCGTCAAAAAAGGAAG AAAAAGGAACTTCCAAAGCTGAGAGTTAAGCCAAACATACTGGAAAAAGACAGAGATCGAACTCTTCAAAAAATAGCCACTAAAGGTGTGGTACAGCTGTTCAATGCTGTCCGTACTCAGCAGAAAGAACTGAGTCAAAAGCTCGATGAGGCAGGTCCCCTGGAGGTGCGCAAGGAAAAAgtgatgaaaaatattgataaaagAGCTTTTCTGGACCTTTTAATGGGGGAAAAGTCCCAAGTGATTGATTCTGAGCAGACCAAAAATAAAGAGGAAAGTGAAACACATGTAGAAAAGATGAAAGAACCTTCATGGAATGTTTTAAGGGATGATTTCCTTTTAAGTGCCAAAATAAAAGATTGGGACAAAGAATTAGAGCAAGAGAGTGATAAAGAAGTGGACATTGAAATAGAATCAGATTAA
- the Dhap-at gene encoding dihydroxyacetone phosphate acyltransferase, protein MIHPGFENILEPRQSEVSTWIWASRALKTQVAYKKIPRPTPGSHKVAVLKSRKILQIIDEICVEENVKREEVERKLIQILDEIGYTKTLKVLRVLAYTLSKIFLKICSGVYVNYEALYKIKSDMGCRPVVFLPSHRSYADFIIFSYVFFFYDLEIPAIAAGSDFQGMIGMGEMLRHTGAFFMRRAFSNDSLYWAAFKEYVYQLVCNGDLPIEFFIEGTRSRSNKSMAPKYGLINMILKAYFLSQVPDILFVPVSVNYDRILEDRAFAFELLGIPKPRETTSGFFKSLTILKEHFGNIFFQFGEPISARDFLEPQISRIKYSQGPLHLHEVNEEEKRVVPSLSYEIIRRQQVSTVLSYFNLIALILNNNITRGQNLTGSQELNKEIQILREALRSWGATIFEQNIEEAVKECLVVHQNLVRMKEDGALGLVTNKIVVGHLDHNKLKAHALSEETISYSVPFMMLQIYANPVLHYLIDGALIVIVLRSVRKLDKDELYKHFYTLRAIFSFEFVLSEALYKMHFEQALARLSDRNIISCENDQFDIFKNNYFEEVLISSIQPFILTYYVVIEILLKLPGLSDEKTILSSVQKLLEGAISEKKIFIHPYCMSLDTLGNCLASLVTVHAVKKSRKDSMNVYEIDKDSVKKLKFDLESYIPSFHVIKSFDIFLHIKSKL, encoded by the exons ATGATACATCCTGGATTTGAAAACATCTTGGAGCCCCGTCAATCTGAAGTTTCCACATGGATTTGGGCAAGTAGAGCATTGAAAACTCAAGTGGCTTATAAGAAGATACCAAGACCCACCCCTGGCTCTCATAAGGTCGCTGTATTGAAAAGccgtaaaattttacaaattatagACGAA ATATGTGtagaagaaaatgtaaaaagagAAGAAGTTGAAAGGAAGCTAATACAAATTTTGGATGAGATTGGATACACAAAAACCTTGAAGGTGCTCAGGGTTTTGGCTTACACCCTGTctaagatatttttgaaaatatgttcAGGCGTTTACGTTAATTATGAAGCTCTTTATAAG ATAAAATCAGATATGGGGTGCCGCCCTGTTGTTTTCCTGCCCTCTCACAGGAGCTATGCAGACTTCATTATTTTCTCTTATGTATTCTTTTTTTATGATCTTGAAATCCCTGCTATTGCTGCTGGAAGTG ATTTTCAAGGTATGATTGGTATGGGAGAAATGCTCCGTCATACTGGGGCGTTTTTCATGAGACGCGCGTTCAGTAATGACAGCTTATATTGGGCAGCTTTTAAGGAGTATGTCTACCAACTGGTTTGTAATGGTGATTTGCCCATAGAGTTTTTTATTGAAGGGACTAGGAGTAGAAGCAATAAAAGCATGGCTCCAAAGTATG GTTTAATTAACATGATCCTCAAGGCTTATTTCCTCTCGCAAGTTCCAGACATACTTTTTGTCCCGGTTAGTGTCAATTATGACCGAATTCTAGAAGATCGTGCATTCGCCTTTGAACTACTAGGAATCCCTAAGCCTCGAGAAACTACCTCT GGCTTCTTTAAATCTCTAACGATCCTAAAAGAACACTTCGGCAACATATTCTTCCAATTCGGGGAACCCATCTCTGCCCGAGACTTCCTGGAGCCCCAAATAAGCCGAATTAAATATTCACAGGGTCCTTTGCATTTGCATGAAGTGAATGAAGAGGAGAAACGAGTGGTACCCTCTCTGTCTTATGAAATAATTCGCAGACAGCAAGTTTCCACTGTTCTCAGTTACTTTAACTTGATAGCTCTAATTCTCAACAACAATATCACAAGGGGGCAAAACCTGACTGGTTCTCAGGAGCTTAACAAAGAAATTCAGATTTTGAGAGAGGCGCTGAGGTCGTGGGGGGCGACAATATTCGAACAGAACATTGAAGAAGCTGTGAAGGAGTGTTTAGTGGTGCATCAAAATTTAGTGCGAATGAAAGAAGACGGTGCATTAGGACTAGTAACCAATAAGATTGTAGTGGGACATTTGGATCACAATAAACTGAAAGCGCACGCTTTGTCTGAAGAGACAATCTCTTATTCCGTGCCTTTCATGATGCTGCAAATTTATGCCAATCCAGTTCTGCATTATCTTATAGATGGGGCCTTGATTGTAATTGTCTTGAGGAGCGTGAGAAAATTGGATAAGG ATGAATTGTACAAACACTTCTACACTCTTCGGGCTATCTTTTCGTTTGAGTTTGTCCTATCTGAAGCTCTGTATAAAATG cattttGAGCAAGCCCTTGCTCGGTTAAGTGACCGAAACATAATATCCTGCGAGAACGACCAgtttgatatattcaaaaacaaCTACTTTGAGGAGGTGTTAATTAGCAGCATTCAACCGTTTATCTTGACTTACTACGTGGTCATTGAGATTTTATTG AAATTACCTGGGTTATCAGACGAAAAAACTATCCTATCCAGCGTTCAAAAGCTGTTAGAAGGCGCTATtagtgagaaaaaaatattcatccATCCCTATTGCATGTCCTTAGATACTCTAGGAAATTGCCTGGCCAGTCTGGTTACAGTCCATGCAGTAAAGAAAAGCAGAAA GGATAGCATGAACGTCTACGAGATTGATAAAGACTCTGTAAAGAAGCTCAAGTTTGACTTAG agaGTTACATTCCGTCGTTCCAcgttattaaaagttttgatatttttttgcatataaagagtaaattgtaa
- the LOC136341454 gene encoding RRP15-like protein isoform X1, which produces MNTKSDVSIFYQNICKNYCTFSKPQKIMTLKPKRVKVTIDDKGSSDIQCSQNSKTQEIEDPSECSDIDTEEEIDEESRNLLNEGWADSIAKILKTNKPKKKKTLVLSKAKKLTDPVKKVTTEHYEIATTDGQVKKEQTIVEEKRADSENRQKRKKKELPKLRVKPNILEKDRDRTLQKIATKGVVQLFNAVRTQQKELSQKLDEAGPLEVRKEKVMKNIDKRAFLDLLMGEKSQVIDSEQTKNKEESETHVEKMKEPSWNVLRDDFLLSAKIKDWDKELEQESDKEVDIEIESD; this is translated from the exons ATGAATACAAAGTCTGATGTATCAA ttttttaccagaatatttgcaaaaattattgtacttTTTCCAAACCCCAGAAAATCATGACTTTAAAACCAAAAAGAGTGAAAGTAACTATAGATG atAAGGGTAGTAGTGACATACAATGCTCTCAGAACTCTAAAACACAAGAAATAGAAGACCCCTCAGAGTGTAGTGACATAGATACAGAAGAAGAAATAGATGAAGAGAGCAGAAACCTCTTGAATGAGGGTTGGGCTGATTCTATAGctaaaattctaaaaacgaATAAgccgaagaagaaaaaaactttggtcttatcaaaagcaaaaaaactgACTGATCCAGTTAAAAAAGTCACCACAGAGCATTATGAAATAGCCACCACAGATGGGCAAGTAAAGAAAGAGCAGACAATtgttgaagaaaaaagagcAGACAGTGAAAACCGTCAAAAAAGGAAG AAAAAGGAACTTCCAAAGCTGAGAGTTAAGCCAAACATACTGGAAAAAGACAGAGATCGAACTCTTCAAAAAATAGCCACTAAAGGTGTGGTACAGCTGTTCAATGCTGTCCGTACTCAGCAGAAAGAACTGAGTCAAAAGCTCGATGAGGCAGGTCCCCTGGAGGTGCGCAAGGAAAAAgtgatgaaaaatattgataaaagAGCTTTTCTGGACCTTTTAATGGGGGAAAAGTCCCAAGTGATTGATTCTGAGCAGACCAAAAATAAAGAGGAAAGTGAAACACATGTAGAAAAGATGAAAGAACCTTCATGGAATGTTTTAAGGGATGATTTCCTTTTAAGTGCCAAAATAAAAGATTGGGACAAAGAATTAGAGCAAGAGAGTGATAAAGAAGTGGACATTGAAATAGAATCAGATTAA
- the Not10 gene encoding CCR4-NOT transcription complex subunit 10 → MGDKDQEKGPELVSEAERDFALNALTEYKKKNYSACLQNISKLEQTRPKDFKVLQNKAVVEYFKSDLRKTEQFKNSLNAICNQFKIKVDKLEEIDYCIAQFNQAIILFHQKEYTSAQAVMDRVYKFIEPMEEGLSKQVSLLAIELQLVFRRPHKALTLISYLENNLMYGGSAPLKGLEKAGKEKKLPLPAPKPISEDLQKKLLKYKVRCYLLNRSLTLAAKEIPVLLKDKCKIEAVLMAANLEYLKGNLQESLKLLSSIPEDALSYNEYGESSKVLHYNNLGILHHALGKPNLATHYFQTAFKEDMKLWENIKKKDPNDLHLYTRGGCKNHELMYNLGIALLYTGRAAEAFDCLIFAVRRYHRNSRLWLRIAECCIAVHKKSNEIDFDVPKKQKELIEEVVGSGIHRKVVLAANLSKDKKYNFESISSAIPVPTLEFSVFCLRNAKLLLPADLTEAPLEPLFLVPGVTPPAPPPSPTLAPSTPASGPEIQALKNTILAASAYVCLSMGDYITSLNFAKELLAQEKISGAHKLLGHLYAAECLVLSDQIPEAVNYLDPQNIKDIDLHFASEFTPGEDSVTKTNPPLSWFPNNLPTAHAIMQYNIAVAKTIRGQFEQAGQLLKQIWQQRSATCQVPAHIIMLVIYIELQLGHAEIARNLLRQYSLQHRMAG, encoded by the exons ATGGGAGACAAAGATCAGGAAAAGGGACCCGAACTGGTCTCGGAAGCCGAGAGGGACTTCGCCCTCAACGCCCTTACCGAGTACAAAAA AAAAAACTATTCTGCATGCCTTCAAAACATCAGTAAACTGGAGCAGACTCGTCCCAAAGACTTCAAAGTACTTCAGAACAAAGCTGTTGTAGAGTACTTTAAAAGTGATTTAAGGAAAACTGAGCAGTTTAAGAATAGCCTTAATGCTATATGCAATCAG TTTAAAATCAAAGTGGATAAGTTAGAGGAAATTGATTACTGCATTGCACAGTTCAATCAGGCAATCATTCTATTTCATCAAAAAGAATACACATCTGCCCAAGCTGTTATGGATAGGGTCTATAAGTTTATTGAACCAATGG AGGAGGGCCTCTCGAAGCAGGTAAGCCTCCTGGCTATAGAATTACAACTAGTCTTCAGAAGACCACACAAAGCTCTAACTTTAATCAGTTATTTAGagaataatttaatgtatGGGGGTAGTGCACCTTTGAAAGGTTTAGAGAAAGCTGGCAAGGAAAAGAAG CTGCCTTTGCCTGCTCCCAAACCCATTTCTGAAgatttacagaaaaaattgcttaaatataAAGTTAGATGTTATTTGTTGAATCGCTCGCTAACTTTGGCTGCTAAAGAAATCCCTGTGTTATTGAAGGACAAATGT aaaattgaagcaGTTCTAATGGCAGCCAATCTCGAATATCTTAAAGGAAACTTGCAGGAGTCTTTAAAACTTCTTTCTTCAATACCTGAAGATGCTCTCAGCTACAA cGAATATGGTGAATCTTCTAAAGTACTGCATTACAATAACCTAGGAATTTTACATCACGCCTTGGGAAAGCCCAATTTGGCCACTCACTACTTCCAAACGGCTTTCAAGGAAGACATGAAGTTGtgggaaaatataaaaaaaaaggaccCCA ATGATCTCCACTTGTATACCCGAGGGGGCTGCAAAAATCATGAACTAATGTACAACTTAGGTATCGCCTTACTGTACACCGGCAGGGCTGCTGAAGCCTTcgattgtttaatttttgcgGTGCGTAGATACCATCGAAATTCGAGACTATGGCTTCGTATTGCCGAGTGTTGTATTGCCGTACATAAAAAG TCAAATGAGATTGATTTTGATGTGCCAAAGAAGCAAAAAGAGCTAATTGAGGAGGTTGTGGGAAGTGGGATTCATCGTAAGGTGGTCTTAGCTGCGAATTTGTCtaaagacaaaaaatataa ttttgaaagTATCTCCTCTGCAATCCCAGTCCCTACTCTAGAGTTCTCTGTATTCTGCCTGCGCAATGCCAAATTGCTGCTCCCAGCTGATTTAACAGAAGCCCCCTTGGAGCCTTTGTTTTTGGTACCTGGAGTAACCCCACCGGCGCCTCCTCCGAGCCCCACATTAGCCCCATCTACTCCTGCTTCTGGTCCAGAAATTCAGGCAttgaaaaataccattttagcTGCAAGTGCTTATGTTTGCCTTAGTATGGGTGATTATATCACGTCCTTAAATTTTGCAAAGGAGCTCCTGGCTCAGGAGAAAATATCTGGAGCTCACAa ACTTCTAGGCCATTTATATGCAGCAGAATGTCTAGTTCTCTCAGATCAAATTCCTGAGGCTGTAAACTACCTTGATCCTCAGAATATCAAAGACATTGACCTGCATTTTGCTTCTGAGTTTACCCCTGGAGAGGATTCAGTAACAAAAACCAACCCTCCTCTAA GCTGGTTTCCAAATAATCTTCCGACAGCCCATGCTATCATGCAATACAATATTGCTGTCGCCAAAACGATTAGAGGTCAATTCGAACAAGCTGGCCAGCTTCTGAAACAGATCTGGCAACAGCGCTCCGCTACCTGTCAAGTACCTGCGCACATCATCATGCTGGTGATTTACATTGAATTGCAGTTGG GACATGCGGAGATCGCCAGGAATCTCTTAAGGCAATATTCATTGCAGCATAGAATGGCTGGGTGA
- the Sys1 gene encoding protein SYS1 homolog isoform X1 — protein MKKLTGSFRYTQWDPWLIISQIVSVQCILYLTLAFLLVVFGALIGDTRSLDHIFEYHVCVYAINPLWLNVKFQEIQVRDIGGRIVITSFVVNSLIGSLVLWTIVERTKQCMDFSCTWHVIHLIICWFYNGEFPTTFSWWILNVACATIMCVCAEFFCLRTELAAIPLSLGPKTDL, from the exons ATGAAGAAGCTTACAGGATCCTTTCGATATACGCAGTGGGACCCCTGGCTTATAATCTCTCAGATCGTATCGGTGCAGTGCATTTTGTACCTCACCTTAGCGTTCTTATTAGTTGTTTTTGGGGCTCTTATAGGTGACACCAGGAGTCTGGACCATATATTCGAATACCATGTATGTGTGTATGCAATAAATCCCCTTTGGCTTAACGTAAAGTTTCAGGAAATACAAGTCCGAGACATTGGTGGTCGCATTGTCATTACTTCTTTTGTTGTTAATTCTTTGATAGG GTCATTGGTTCTCTGGACTATAGTGGAACGCACCAAACAGTGCATGGATTTCAGCTGCACATGGCATGTGATACACTTGATTATCTGTTGGTTTTATAATGGAGAATTTCCCACTACATTCTCATGGTGGATTTTAAATGTGGCCTGTGCCACTATCATGTGTGTTTGTGCCGAATTCTTTTGTTTAAGGACAGAACTTGCTGCTATTCCTTTGAGTTTAGGACCCAAAACTGACTTGTAA
- the LOC136341459 gene encoding putative phosphatidate phosphatase: MLLGALVFLPPFIFLLVECSKQSCYRNIFTLTNLCEFYIYLKQLVIGVIVVGGITEIAKTIVEEHRPHFFDTCMPDTNLNCTTGNYVFDFTCINPNVDQLDWIDASRSFPSGHSSISWFASIFCAYMIHSRMPTHRAGTAFKFFLLVVCVTFGLICSLTRITDRRHHWWDVLAGTIIGFLGAAYMIRYTHLQIKLLQRKMGGKDIKDNRNIILEI; the protein is encoded by the exons ATGCTACTAGGAGCCCTCGTCTTTCTCCCTCCCTTCATTTTCCTTTTGGTGGAGTGCTCCAAGCAAAGCTGTTATAGGAACATTTTTACTCTGACTAATTTGTGCGAGTTCTACATCTACTTAAAGCAGTTGGTTATAGGAGTAATCGTGGTGGGAGGTATTACCGAGATTG CCAAGACTATTGTGGAAGAGCACAGGCCGCATTTCTTTGATACCTGTATGCCGGACACTAACTTGAATTGCACTACTGGGAACTATGTCTTTGATTTCACTTGCATTAATCCTAACGTAGATCAGCTGGATTGGATTGATGCGTCGAGGTCTTTTCCAAGTGGACATTCATCAATCAGCTGGTTTGCGTCCATATTTTGCGCc TACATGATCCATTCTCGCATGCCTACCCACAGAGCAGGAaccgcctttaaatttttcctattaGTGGTATGTGTCACTTTTGGATTGATATGTTCTTTAACAAGGATAACAGATCGAAGACACCATTGGTGGGACGTTCTTGCCGGTACCATTATCGGGTTCCTGGGGGCTGCTTATATGATCAGATACACTCACCTTCAAATCAAGTTGTTGCAGCGGAAAATGGGGGGCAAGGACATCAAAGACAACCGAAACATCATTCtagaaatttag